One part of the Humulus lupulus chromosome 9, drHumLupu1.1, whole genome shotgun sequence genome encodes these proteins:
- the LOC133802555 gene encoding eukaryotic translation initiation factor 4E-1-like: protein MVVEDNQTITIPNPNPRARSGDDEEDDLEEGEIVGDEDSSSSNPSKALVHQPHPLEHSWTFWFDNPSAKSKQAAWGSSIRPIYTFTTVEEFWSMYNSIHHPSKLAVGADFHCFKFKIEPKWEDPICSNGGKWTMTFQKGKSDTCWLHTLLAMIGEQFDHGDEICGAVVNVRARQEKISIWTKNAANELAQVSIGKQWKEFLDYNETIGFIFHDDAKKHDRGAKNRYTA, encoded by the exons ATGGTAGTGGAGGACAATCAAACCATCACAATCCCAAACCCAAACCCTAGGGCTCGCAGTGGAGACGACGAAGAAGATGATCTCGAGGAGGGAGAGATCGTCGGGGATGAGGACTCCAGCTCTTCTAACCCTTCCAAGGCCTTAGTCCATCAGCCTCACCCTCTCGAACATTCTTGGACCTTTTGGTTCGATAACCCTTCCGCCAAATCCAAGCAAGCTGCTTGGGGTAGCTCTATTCGTCCGATCTACACATTCACCACCGTCGAGGAATTCTGGAG CATGTACAATAGCATACATCACCCAAGTAAATTGGCTGTGGGGGCAGACTTTCATTGCTTCAAATTTAAAATTGAACCAAAGTGGGAGGATCCTATCTGTTCAAATGGAGGGAAATGGACTATGACTTTTCAGAAAGGAAAGTCTGATACATGTTGGCTGCATACG TTGCTTGCAATGATTGGAGAGCAATTCGATCACGGAGATGAAATTTGCGGTGCTGTTGTGAATGTCAGAGCCAGACAGGAGAAGATATCTATTTGGACCAAGAATGCAGCAAATGAATTAGCCCAG GTGAGCATTGGGAAACAGTGGAAGGAGTTCCTTGATTACAATGAAACCATTGGATTCATATTTCAC GATGATGCAAAGAAACATGACAGAGGAGCCAAGAATCGGTACACTGCATGA
- the LOC133799316 gene encoding putative disease resistance protein RGA3: MRSFFQDFIKDDDGVITHCKMHDIVHDFAQFLTSDECVTLVVDNNIEEKLKLLDEKARHLCLEVGAGTEVLVMKYKRMNLKNLRSLLVLPYTGTISDDASLFSDLVFIRTLTLRRCGIKKLPKSIGNLLYLRYLNLFGNEELEELPETLCDLCNLQTLNLSYCFSLSRLPERMEKLLNLKHLYLRQCFKLKGLPKGIGNLTCLQTLDMLTIPNYENKNKGEYFDIEDLEKMKSLQFGRGFHIKDCGNIKNVEDAKKIDLINNDQISSLILDFGRTEDRNNGFGDDIKILEALEPHPNLKILCIEDFMGASLSPHPKWLMSLVNLKQIRLFSCVNCEILPSFGKLPFLKLLYVSHMNGVKTLGLEFYGIEEKKDQEDGDTEMDRLFIDSLLILFPKLEKFYFGSMEQLEKWEWSNITSTIRIMSCLMHLKFGNCPSLQELPQFLQTITSLKQLSISECEIMEEHC, from the coding sequence ATGAGATCCTTCTTTCAAGATTTTATAAAAGATGATGATGGTGTTATCACCCATTGCAAGATGCATGACATAGTGCATGATTTTGCTCAATTTTTGACAAGTGATGAATGTGTCACTTTGGTAGTTGATAACAATATTGAAGAGAAGTTGAAACTACTTGATGAAAAGGCTCGTCATTTGTGCTTGGAAGTAGGAGCTGGCACGGAAGTTCTTGTCATGAAATACAAAAGAATGAATCTAAAGAATCTTCGCTCCTTACTTGTTTTGCCATATACAGGAACTATTAGTGATGATGCATCACTGTTCTCAGATCTTGTATTCATTCGAACATTAACTTTGAGAAGATGTGGGATTAAGAAATTACCAAAGAGTATTGGCAATTTGTTATATTTGAGATATCTGAATTTATTCGGCAATGAAGAATTGGAAGAATTACCAGAGACTTTATGTGACCTATGTAATTTGCAAACTCTAAATTTGTCATATTGCTTTTCACTTTCAAGACTACCAGAAAGGATGGAGAAACTACTAAATTTAAAACATCTCTATTTAAGGCAGTGTTTTAAATTAAAAGGACTCCCAAAAGGTATTGGTAATTTGACTTGCCTTCAAACATTAGATATGTTGACTATTCCTAACTATGAGAATAAGAATAAAGGAGAATATTTTGATATAGAGGATTTAGAAAAAATGAAGAGCCTTCAATTTGGTAGAGGGTTTCATATAAAGGATTGTGGAAATATAAAAAATGTGGAGGATGCTAAGAAAATAGATTTGATAAATAATGACCAAATTTCTTCTTTAATTCTTGATTTTGGAAGGACTGAAGACCGAAATAATGGATTTGGAGATGATATAAAGATACTCGAAGCATTGGAGCCACACCCAAACTTGAAAATCTTATGTATTGAGGATTTCATGGGGGCCAGCTTGTCTCCACACCCCAAATGGTTGATGTCATTGGTTAATCTAAAACAAATAAGGCTCTTCTCTTGTGTGAATTGTGAGATCTTACCTTCTTTTGGAAAGCTGCCATTTCTCAAGCTGCTATATGTAAGTCACATGAATGGTGTAAAAACGTTGGGCCTTGAATTCTATggaatagaagagaaaaaagaCCAAGAAGATGGGGACACAGAAATGGATAGATTGTTTATAGATTCTCTATTGATTTTATTTCCAAAATTAGAAAAGTTCTACTTTGGCTCCATGGAGCAACTAGAAAAGTGGGAATGGAGCAACATTACATCAACAATAAGAATAATGTCATGTCTAATGCACTTAAAATTTGGGAATTGTCCGAGTCTACAAGAACTACCTCAGTTTTTGCAAACAATAACCTCACTCAAACAATTATCCATAAGTGAGTGTGAGATTATGGAGGAGCATTGCTAG
- the LOC133799315 gene encoding putative disease resistance protein RGA3, which produces MGGMGKTTLAQLVYNDEKVEAHFDLRIWVCVSEPFEEIKIAKAIVESIEGSAPNINELENLLQYMHKCIEGKRYLLILDDVWTEDRQKWELLRIPLKCSGVGSRILVTTRKKEVVVIMEVAAENMITLEELSEEHYWSIFKKLAFFERNEDECRVLEEIDQKIARKAKGSPLVAKILGSLMCFKKTKTQWEDVLSSELWQSKEFKSIFTPFFLSYNDLSAKEKRCFSYCSIFPKDYLSNRYGLVEMWMSQSFVGCGNNSKKEVMIVLKL; this is translated from the coding sequence ATGGGGGGAATGGGGAAGACTACTCTAGCCCAGTTGGTGTATAATGATGAGAAGGTCGAGGCTCACTTCGATCTTAGAATTTGGGTATGTGTTTCGGAACCATTTGAAGAGATTAAGATTGCAAAAGCCATTGTTGAATCCATTGAAGGTAGTGCCCCAAATATCAATGAATTAGAAAACTTGCTCCAATATATGCACAAGTGTATTGAAGGAAAGAGGTATCTTCTTATATTGGATGATGTGTGGACCGAGGATAGGCAGAAGTGGGAGCTATTAAGGATTCCTTTGAAGTGTAGTGGTGTGGGAAGTAGAATACTTGTTACTACAAGGAAAAAGGAAGTTGTTGTTATAATGGAAGTAGCGGCGGAGAACATGATTACATTGGAGGAGTTGTCTGAAGAGCATTATTGGTCAATATTTAAGAAACTTGCATTCTTTGAAAGAAATGAGGATGAGTGTCGTGTACTAGAAGAAATTGATCAAAAAATTGCTAGAAAAGCCAAGGGTTCACCTCTTGTTGCAAAAATTTTGGGAAGTCTCATGTGCTTTAAAAAGACCAAAACTCAATGGGAGGATGTTCTAAGTAGTGAATTGTGGCAATCCAAAGAATTTAAAAGCATCTTTACTCCTTTCTTCTTAAGTTATAATGACTTGTCCGCAAAAGAAAAACGATGTTTCTCGTATTGTTCAATATTTCCAAAGGATTATCTATCTAACAGATATGGATTGGTTGAGATGTGGATGTCGCAAAGTTTTGTAGGATGTGGCAATAACTCAAAAAAAGAAGTCATGATTGTTTTGAAACTTTAG
- the LOC133802657 gene encoding F-box protein At5g46170-like: MRFSRENFLGTAKTTPDSHHEHEEEEEAESDYFDQLPDDILLVIFNKVLDAKSLVQCLSISKRFNSLIPRTDSIFLHLPRKIQPKKPLLKSLLNNYIPKSIRFLKTIVSPNNKPKPNKITRNDLFYPADEALKNFKETKSLHLEVPCASNGENDESFLKWTAEFGTNLQSCVILGGNSVKRGTLQKKNDNGNSESSSPPPQQPVMLSDEELKLRIVWMISSLMAASARHYVLKRVVGDFPALANVVVSDEKKRGKLSIGAEQLAELRSNSENDDESSTKVELESSLERSLIPDLKMKLWYVPELELPGCGRVMSGATLVVIKPMSGAVDNVDGVLGGGFDGDEEEKSIVSEAVAEMMKMKKTYVMEMTSF, translated from the coding sequence ATGAGATTTTCCCGAGAAAATTTTCTGGGTACGGCGAAAACGACCCCAGATTCTCATCACGAgcacgaagaagaagaagaagcagaaTCAGACTACTTTGACCAACTCCCAGATGACATTCTTCTCGtgatcttcaacaaagttctcgATGCCAAATCTCTCGTTCAATGTCTTTCGATCTCGAAGCGTTTCAATTCTCTGATTCCCCGAACCGACTCCATTTTCCTCCATCTCCCTCgaaagattcaaccaaagaagcCCCTCTTGAAGAGTCTCCTCAACAACTACATCCCCAAATCGATTCGATTTCTCAAGACCATCGTCTCCCCTAACAACAAACCCAAACCCAACAAGATCACTCGGAATGATCTCTTTTACCCGGCTGATGAAGCTTTGAAGAATTTCAAAGAGACCAAATCTCTGCATCTGGAGGTTCCATGCGCCAGCAATGGAGAAAACGACGAGTCGTTTTTGAAATGGACGGCCGAGTTCGGAACCAATCTCCAGAGCTGCGTAATCCTCGGGGGAAATTCAGTAAAGAGAGGAACTCTCCAGAAGAAAAACGACAATGGAAACAGCGAATCATCGTCTCCTCCACCTCAACAACCGGTGATGTTATCAGACGAGGAGCTAAAGCTGCGAATAGTATGGATGATATCGTCGTTGATGGCCGCCTCCGCCAGACACTACGTGTTGAAACGCGTCGTCGGAGACTTCCCAGCTCTGGCGAACGTCGTCGTTTCGGACGAGAAGAAACGAGGGAAGCTCTCCATAGGGGCGGAGCAACTCGCCGAGTTGAGATCGAACTCGGAAAACGACGATGAATCGTCGACGAAGGTTGAGCTAGAGTCGTCGTTGGAGAGGAGCTTGATACCAGATTTGAAGATGAAACTGTGGTACGTTCCCGAGCTGGAGCTACCGGGATGTGGGCGCGTGATGAGTGGAGCGACGTTGGTTGTGATCAAGCCCATGAGTGGAGCTGTTGACAATGTCGATGGTGTGTTGGGAGGTGGGTTCGATGGCGATGAAGAAGAGAAGAGCATCGTGAGTGAAGCTGTTGcagagatgatgaagatgaagaagaCTTACGTCATGGAAATGACTTCATTCTGA